The sequence GTTTGAATCAACACCACCAGAAAGAATCTTACCTGATGGAGGAACAACAGTGTTGTATGCGCGAGCAAGACGGGTCACGGAGTCGAGAAGAATGACAACATCCTTACCGTGCTCAACAAGACGCTTGGCCTTCTCGATAACCATCTCAGCAACCTGAACGTGACGCTGTGCTGGCTCATCAAATGTAGAGCTTACAACTTCACCTTTTACAGAACGCTGCATATCGGTAACTTCTTCAGGACGTTCGTCAATCAAAAGAACGATCAACATCGATTCTGGGTGGTTATGAGCAATGGCGTGAGCCACGTTCTGCAAGAAAACTGTTTTACCTGCACGTGGAGGTGAAACGATAAGTGCGCGCTGGCCTTTACCGATTGGTACCAAAAGGTCCAAAATTCGCGTGGACATCTCGCCACCGGGGTGCTCCATGACGAAGCGTTCGGTTGGATAAAGCGGCGTTAGGTTGTCGAAAAAGATACGCTGACGAGCCTTCTCAGGTACTTCATGGTTCACCGACTCAACCTGAAGCAATGCATAATATCGCTCAGAATCTTTAGGTGGACGAATAAGTCCAGCAACAGTGTCACCAGTCTTCAAGTTCAAACGGCGAATTTGCGAAGGTGATACGTAAATATCATCTGGACCTGGCAGATAGTTATAATCAGGTGCACGAAGAAATCCAAAACCATCAGGCAATGTTTCAAGAACGCCTTCAGAGTAGACTTTGCCGCCCTTTTCAGTCTGCGCCTGTAGAATTGCAAACATCAATTCCTGCTTACGCATTCCTGCCAGCCCATCAATATCCAGCTTGGCTGCATACTTAGCCAGCTGCTGAGGCTTCATTTTCTTTAATTCATTAAGATTGATGACTTCATCATCACTTTTCACTGACTTTGCTTTTGCTTCTGCTTTTGCCATGGAATGTTTCTCTGATGCCGCGTGATGATTGCCTCAAAAGCGGCGATGGGTTGGGTGCTCTAAGCACTTTGTTTCTGTGTGGGTTTGGCTGAAGAGAACGGGTGTCTCCTCAGGCCTTCTTTAAACCTCGATTATAGGTAAATGACTCAGACGGAAGTGAACCCGCCAAGTTGCGAGAGCTTAGTCGCACCCCGAGGGGTCGCTGGTCAAGCAAAAAATGACAGGAAGTCTTTCTAGCTCTTCGGTTTGCTACGTCGTCGCACATAATATTTTTTATCGATGAAGAATTCGTCCGCCAAGACAGGAGCCACCGCCGTCGCGGCCGAATCGACCCGCCATTCACGATCCGCCAAGACTTCGGCGGCTCGGCGCTGAATACGTGGCCCGGCTGAGTCATCAGCCAAAAGTATTCCCATTTTAGCGGCATAGACTTGCTGAACCTCCGATTTCAGGGTTCCTGCGTCGGCAATCTTCTCAAGAAGATCCATCACAGCCCAGCGGATATCGTCGGAATGATCCTCGACGAAAGGCGCAAGACCGGCAATAACGCCTTCATTTTCGAGATAGTCGGCCAATTGCCAAACGATCTGCAGTTTCGCTTCAATCGCCCGGTAAGCATCTGGGCCGTGACCATGAAGCACGGTCAAAAAGAAATCTGCCGATTTCTCAGGACCTTGAATCCGATGATAAGCACGTAACGCATAGGTCAGCTGTTTGCCGGTTCGGATGTAAAGCTCCAAGGGCTCAATCGCGAGCTTACCCATGTCAACCATCTGATTTTCAAGCCATTTTTTCTCATCCTCATCGGCGATACCGCCGTTGGAATTGAACGCAAATCGCTTTAAAACCGCCTGTAATGCAGCGGGTTGCTCATCGTCGAGCAAGCGGCACATCTCGCGCTTTCGCACATCTGGTTGGCAGTATGGGTTACACACCAACTTCGTTATTTTTTCGATCTTTTTCTCAGATAGAGGCCCACCGCCGAATAAATTCTTCAAAACCATGGTCTGCTCCTTATGGCGCTGCAGATAGCACACTATTTATGAGATGCACCCTCAAAGAACTCAGGATTCGCGATTTTTAGGAGGAATTTCAAAAAATCCAATAAGATCACGATAGAAGACAGTCTCAGCATCCGATATAGGAGTACCATGCTGAACGGAAAGACCATCGGCCTCTGCGTTACTGGAAGTATCGCCGCCTATAAGGCCATCTATCTCTTGAGACTTCTCACAGAAGCTGGTGCAGATGTGCGCCCCGTTCTTACCCGCGGAGCCACGAGATTTGTGGGCGCCATGAGTTTTTCGGCCCTCAGTGGACACCGCGCCATCGAGGATATGTGGTCGGCCGCCGAAGGTGGAGAAATCGGTCACGTGGAGTTATCACACGATATCGATGCCTTAATTATCGCACCCGCCACCGCCGACACCCTTGCACGACTTGCTCAAGGCCGAGCCAACGATCCGGTCTGTGCAGTAGCACTTTCAACCCAAGCGCCCATCCTCATTTGCCCAGCCATGGAAGACGGCATGTGGAACCATCCCGCCACACAGGCCAATGTGGCCGTCCTTCGAGAGCGCGGGGTACAATTTATGTCGCCCACTCAAGGTGCACTCGCCTCGGGTCGCAGTGGCGGTGGACGTATGGCTGAGCCAGCTCAAATCGCCGAGAAAGCTGCTGCGCTTTTGGGCCCTGGAGATCTCGTTGGCATGAGTGTGCTGGTCACGGCGGGACCAACCCGAGAACATATCGATCCTGCGCGGTTTTTATCGAACCCCTCAACCGGTCGTATGGGTATCGCGATTGCCCAAGCCGCAAGAGACCGTGGGGCTCAGGTCACACTCGTCCTTGGACCGACGGCGCTCGAAGCACCCAGTGGTATGAACGTCATCAAGATAACATCGACTCAAGATATGCTCGACGCCTGCGAGAAAGCATTTGAACAAAGCGATGTTTGGATCATGGCGGCAGCACCCGCGGATTACCGCCCCGCTGAGCAACATGAGCATAAAATTAAAAAAACCAAGAGCGAACTTGGTCAACTGCAGCTTGAAAAAACTCCCGATATCCTTGGCGCCCTTGAGGCCATGCGCAGCGAACAATTCATTGTAGGCTTCGCCGCTGAAACCCGAGATGTCTTGGGTTATGCCCGC is a genomic window of Deltaproteobacteria bacterium containing:
- the rho gene encoding transcription termination factor Rho gives rise to the protein MAKAEAKAKSVKSDDEVINLNELKKMKPQQLAKYAAKLDIDGLAGMRKQELMFAILQAQTEKGGKVYSEGVLETLPDGFGFLRAPDYNYLPGPDDIYVSPSQIRRLNLKTGDTVAGLIRPPKDSERYYALLQVESVNHEVPEKARQRIFFDNLTPLYPTERFVMEHPGGEMSTRILDLLVPIGKGQRALIVSPPRAGKTVFLQNVAHAIAHNHPESMLIVLLIDERPEEVTDMQRSVKGEVVSSTFDEPAQRHVQVAEMVIEKAKRLVEHGKDVVILLDSVTRLARAYNTVVPPSGKILSGGVDSNALHKPKRFFGAARNVEEGGSLTIIGTALVDTGSRMDEVIFEEFKGTGNCELHLDRKLMEKRIFPCMDINRSATRKEEMLLGADVLNRVWILRQLLHPLNVIDSMEFLLSKMKGTKTNQEFLDSMSS
- the coaBC gene encoding bifunctional phosphopantothenoylcysteine decarboxylase/phosphopantothenate--cysteine ligase CoaBC, whose product is MLNGKTIGLCVTGSIAAYKAIYLLRLLTEAGADVRPVLTRGATRFVGAMSFSALSGHRAIEDMWSAAEGGEIGHVELSHDIDALIIAPATADTLARLAQGRANDPVCAVALSTQAPILICPAMEDGMWNHPATQANVAVLRERGVQFMSPTQGALASGRSGGGRMAEPAQIAEKAAALLGPGDLVGMSVLVTAGPTREHIDPARFLSNPSTGRMGIAIAQAARDRGAQVTLVLGPTALEAPSGMNVIKITSTQDMLDACEKAFEQSDVWIMAAAPADYRPAEQHEHKIKKTKSELGQLQLEKTPDILGALEAMRSEQFIVGFAAETRDVLGYAREKLNRKNLDMIVANDISGKNTGFASPTNAVTILARDGSEQAIELAPKREIAEAILNRIQTLRMRALAPQPSVH